Genomic DNA from Cydia amplana chromosome 9, ilCydAmpl1.1, whole genome shotgun sequence:
ACTTACACGTCACTATATTGATTTATTGCTTTTAGTCACGTCATTATTGTCAAATGGCGTGGTTAATTCCGTAATCAAAACGAGATGCAATCCTCTAATATGACTTCACTTTCGGTCACACTTTAGCCGTAGTAATACTCACTCCGGAATACCTTTGTGGGGCTACCtcgtacataaaaaaaacaagtttcgATGTTCGTGGTAGGCGCTTAGGCACCTGCTACAATTGCTAACGCATTAATGTTTCAGAAAACCCTTATTTGTTACTAGGCAACAAAAATTGGTTTTGTGACGTAAGGtatgttcgactaagatcggacaccgggtaagatcgtatgattcaaatttctgcctgttgcggggcttttttttaatgctggcaaggtgatgcaatgcccgggacaaaacagcgcattgcatcaccttgccagcattgaaaaaaagccccgcaacaggcagaaatttgaatcatacgatcttacccggtgtccgatcttagtcgaacataCCTTAGTTATACGTAACAACtgttaattatttcattataaaCACCATGACAGCACTTTAGACAACTACTTATATCCGTCTCCGACAAATCAGTTTATCTtacgcagtgttggccgaacgttaattgcaataatcgattgcattaacgtttcggccaacactgatctTACGCCTGTAAGATCGTTTTTGGCGTTTGTAAAAAAtggaataatcatttatttcaacatCATTTACAACATTTTTCGTCATTCAACTCATTATATATTAAATCTACTCTACTTTTTTTCTCAATGTAATTCTGACgcatttttaacttttattattattagaaaaatGTAATGAAGCAACTAAAACCGGCCTGAATTATCATCGACAGCTGAGCAACCAGGCTAATGCAACTAAATTCTATGTGCCCCTggtataaataataagtttacagtacatatgatgttagtttcccgcactagtgcggaaataaGCATTTTCCGtgcctatgtcaaaaatttaaaggggcatatgtactgtaacgttgtacgatacacgtgcgaataggtaattcgcaactcgtgtcgatttaaaacactcccttcggtcgtgttttaattgatcaccactcgttgcgagtttcctactttccgcacttgtatcgtaaataactatagttcgttttttttagcattagaaagaacttgcaagaaggtaagcgatcttgacatgtcttttaattgaaaaacgctttttaaaaaccaaatactattacttatgaaagcagaagaatataaatgatcgtattagattcataattgttacatatttgccgtaacttatttttaaaatgtgtttttcaattaaaagacacatcaagattgtttaccttatttctaatgctaaaaaaacgaactatatttcTTTACATTCATATGTCAAAATCAAACAGTTAAATCTTCAGGTTTCAGATTGGTATGGCGCGTCAATATTCTCTTGTATTAATATCGTAGGAAGGCGGTGCTAGTCCCGCCGGTGGTCGCGCGACGACGATAGATGCGAGCGGCTGCGGCGCGTGTCCCGCACGCGGTTGCGGTCCCGGTCCCGAGACCGCTCCCGGGAACCGTCCCGCTTGCTTTTGCTGCGCGATCGACTCCTCCTGTTAATAAAGTTGTATAAGTGAGAACTTGGTATTCAGTACTAattcgagaatttaaaatactttcgtgaataaagtgtcattcaatagaacttgctaacaatgtaaacaaaagttactagtaaattgacatttagtgtcaattttagtatggcggtttgtttacatagttagcaagttctattgaatgacattttagaagACATTATGACTTTATAGTCAGTTAGAGAATTTCTAGGTCCCAgaacgttttttagggttccgtacccaaagggtaaaaaacgggaccctattactaagacttcgctgtccgtccgtccgtccgtccgtctgtcaccaggctgtatctcacgaaccgtgatagctagacagttgaaattttcacaaatgatgcatctctgttgccgctataacaacaaatactaaaaataaaataaaataaatatttaaggggggctcccatacaacaaacacgatttcttttgctctattttttgttgatggtgcggaaccctctagcgagtccgactcgcacttggccggtttttgaaaacaaaatcatactcttttatttttattcaggtAGGGAAAAGCAAGAAAATCTACGCGTTCGTTTAACTTATAAAGTATTTCGCGCCCTCTCGCAATGCCACGGAGGCCCACCCACTGGTTTAGAAGATCTACTAGATCTAGTACCTATCGATGAAACGAAACGTCGAAAGCAGGCCGATCGTTTGTAAAAAATTTGGCTTCCGTTATATCGACTGCGCGTTATCTCACTATAAATATCGTTCTATTTCTCTCTGTAGTGCCGATAAATCTGTTAAGCACTTTACCGTTGCAATCTATGATCCTGCGTTTCTGCGCGGTAGCAGCTCATATGGTCACAATCACGTCCAGATTATCAGATGATAGTGTTGACTTACTTGCGCTCTCGGTCCCGCTCGCCCCTGTCCCGCTCCCGCTCGCCTCTGTCCCGCTCCCGCTCGCCGCGCTCGCGCTTGTCGTCTTTGCGTTCGCGGTCGTCTTTGCGCTCGCGGTCGTCCTTGCGCTCGCGGTCGTCCTTGCGCTCGCGGTCGTCCTTGCGCTCGCGGTCGTCCTTGCGCTCGCGGTCGTCCTTGCGCTCGCGGTCGTCCTTGCGCTCGCGGTCGTCCTTGCGCTCGCGGTCGCGCTCGTCCTTGCGGTCGTCGCGGCGCTCGCGCGCGGTCTCGCggtggcggcgcgcgcggcggtcGAGCTCGCGGCCGCCGACGTAGTGGCGCCGGCCCCCGCCCCCGCGCTCGCGCTCCGACGCGCCGCGCTCCTCGCGACGACTCTCAACGTTTTTCTgaagaaaaaaacatgaattacagggtgttttttcgcgttcacaaaatataattaatttcattttatattcTCGATTCCTATTTTGTCCTATAGATAGaaagaaaaacttaaaaatgcatTTGCATTTATGTACGAATGACTCGCACGCTGTCGTTTACCTTACCTTCAAGTCGGCGAGCTTTTCGCGAATAGTGATAAATCCGAGATGCAATTTCCCTCCAAAATGGTCGGCGAGCCGCCGGTCGTTGTCGTGTATGCCGAGGTAGGCGGAGCACACCTCGCAGACgcgcaacttctgttgctggtAGGACGAAGCAGGCATCGAATTGCGGTACTCTTGTTCCGCGACCGCTTTCTTTTTACGCAATTCGTCTATCTGTAAGTGTCATGTGTcagtttaaaatgtaaataactcTGTAGGGTTGTCACTGATATAAACATGTTTTTGTCAGCTTTACGATTATAATAACTCGATTGTAGGTCACTTAAATAACACTACTTTCAGCTCAGTCTCTAGAAATGTTCCACCCTGTATTTGGTAGATAAATCTTACTGTAGAAAAAGGTTAAGTTagacattatttttataaacgctAAATGTCAGACAGTGAAATCACTACGTCGTAGGTTACGATTAGTGACTACGAATCACTTATTTACGCATATCACAAATTATCGCATGCACTACCTATGTACCTGTACACAGATAATAAAACGCTTTCTCTCAAAATTTAACTCTGTTAATTTTGAAGTGTTactattttgtttagtttaaaaaccatacaaatatttacgatAACAGCACAGTAAGCCACACCTCTCCCATCAGTTTGACGCTCTCTTCCACCATACCCTCCTCTCCGAGAGCCTCGGCCCTCGCCAGTTTCTGGCCGATCTGCTCCGCGAGCTCATGCACCGAGTTAGCCTTCTCGGTCACTTCAGCGGACAGCTCCTCCTGCGTTTCGGCCAGGCGCTGCTTGGCGGCGTTAGTCCGACGGTCACA
This window encodes:
- the LOC134651013 gene encoding putative RNA-binding protein Luc7-like 2, which translates into the protein MSAHEQMRAMLDQLMGTARNGEADRHGVKFFDDSVCKSFLLQCCPHEILSSTRMDLGECPKIHDLALRADYELASKTKDYFYDIDATEHLEAFIADCDRRTNAAKQRLAETQEELSAEVTEKANSVHELAEQIGQKLARAEALGEEGMVEESVKLMGEIDELRKKKAVAEQEYRNSMPASSYQQQKLRVCEVCSAYLGIHDNDRRLADHFGGKLHLGFITIREKLADLKKNVESRREERGASERERGGGGRRHYVGGRELDRRARRHRETARERRDDRKDERDRERKDDRERKDDRERKDDRERKDDRERERERDRGERDRERKRSRSRSKSKRDGSRERSRDRDRNRVRDTRRSRSHLSSSRDHRRD